A region from the Ichthyobacterium seriolicida genome encodes:
- the sppA gene encoding signal peptide peptidase SppA, with the protein MKKFLLQILSSIIGTSIVFLIAPIIIGIIVLAVYSSSITSDRITTISENTVLKISLDNKVVVDNVQKNAVDYLISEMISDSDRKVIGLDDIVSSIEKAKTDSHIVGIELRSGNPKAGFTQLKSIRDKLKEFKQGGKFIFSYSEQYTNKGYYLSSVSDKVFLNPLGMLDWRGLYTHILFFKRLQNNIGIHMNVFRQGKFKGAAEPFLNEKLSEENKLQIQRMLDLLWKDVLVEVSESRNISVDKLDDIAEEVKVKFPSEAEAEMFIDQIAYEDEFIDKIKNEVGTSVEVKKVSLEDYVYVNRDYYSVKKDKIAILYAQGNIHFKEGSEKYEIGHLSFIKAIRDIADDDNIKAVVLRVNSTGGSPLASELIWRELMLLKRKKPLYVSMGDFAASGGYYISTAADKIIASSSTITGSIGVFAVIPNAENFFGLVGITTDSVVTNKNSFVFNISRGATKNHKKEIEQQLDNIYDTFIDRVSKGRGINKKAVDEIAQGRIWVGKDALEKKLVDALGNLDDAVKMIATASNLDNYSLVNYPKVDPKDFFSSFLHSVKTMAKFNVLSPELKQYLDIEKKMKDNKIDIKAQLPFEIEIK; encoded by the coding sequence ATGAAAAAATTTTTACTTCAAATATTATCTTCTATAATAGGGACTAGTATAGTGTTTTTAATCGCACCTATTATAATTGGTATTATCGTTCTGGCCGTTTATTCTTCTTCTATTACTAGCGATCGTATAACAACTATAAGTGAGAATACTGTTCTGAAAATATCTCTAGATAATAAAGTTGTTGTAGATAATGTACAAAAAAACGCAGTTGATTATCTAATATCAGAGATGATTTCAGATAGTGATAGGAAGGTTATAGGTCTAGATGACATAGTAAGCAGTATAGAAAAAGCTAAAACAGATTCCCATATAGTTGGAATAGAACTCAGATCTGGAAACCCTAAGGCTGGATTTACTCAATTGAAGTCCATAAGGGATAAGCTAAAGGAATTTAAACAAGGCGGTAAGTTTATTTTTTCATATTCAGAACAGTATACAAATAAGGGATATTATTTGTCCTCTGTTTCGGATAAAGTGTTTTTAAATCCACTGGGTATGTTGGATTGGAGAGGATTATACACACATATATTATTTTTTAAGAGGTTACAGAATAACATTGGGATCCATATGAATGTATTCCGTCAAGGGAAATTTAAAGGAGCAGCTGAACCTTTTTTAAATGAAAAACTAAGTGAGGAAAATAAATTACAAATACAGAGGATGTTAGACTTATTATGGAAAGATGTTTTAGTTGAAGTGTCTGAGAGTAGGAATATAAGTGTGGACAAATTAGACGATATTGCAGAAGAGGTAAAAGTTAAATTTCCAAGTGAGGCAGAAGCTGAGATGTTCATAGATCAAATAGCTTATGAAGATGAATTTATCGATAAAATAAAAAATGAGGTAGGAACCTCTGTTGAGGTCAAAAAGGTTTCATTGGAAGATTATGTATACGTCAACAGAGATTATTATTCCGTAAAAAAAGATAAAATAGCTATACTCTATGCACAGGGAAATATACATTTCAAAGAAGGAAGTGAAAAATACGAAATAGGTCATTTATCATTTATAAAAGCTATTAGAGATATTGCTGATGATGACAATATAAAAGCTGTTGTTTTGAGAGTTAATTCTACAGGCGGTAGTCCATTAGCCTCAGAGTTGATATGGAGAGAGTTGATGTTGCTAAAAAGGAAAAAACCTTTATATGTATCTATGGGTGATTTCGCAGCTTCAGGAGGGTATTACATCTCTACAGCTGCGGATAAAATAATAGCTTCATCGTCTACTATAACAGGATCTATAGGCGTTTTTGCTGTCATACCTAATGCAGAGAATTTTTTTGGTTTAGTTGGAATAACGACTGATAGTGTGGTTACAAATAAAAACTCTTTTGTCTTCAATATATCGAGAGGAGCTACAAAAAATCATAAAAAAGAGATAGAACAACAGTTAGACAATATATACGACACCTTTATCGATAGGGTCTCAAAAGGTAGAGGCATAAATAAGAAGGCTGTAGATGAAATAGCTCAAGGCAGAATATGGGTAGGTAAAGATGCTCTGGAAAAAAAATTAGTAGACGCCCTTGGAAATTTAGATGACGCAGTGAAAATGATTGCCACGGCCTCAAACTTAGATAATTACAGTTTGGTTAATTATCCTAAAGTAGATCCAAAAGATTTCTTTTCTAGTTTTTTACATAGCGTAAAAACTATGGCTAAATTCAATGTTTTAAGTCCAGAGTTAAAACAATATTTAGATATTGAAAAAAAAATGAAGGATAATAAAATTGATATAAAGGCCCAACTTCCTTTTGAAATAGAAATAAAATAA
- a CDS encoding LNS2 domain-containing protein yields MLMNASYDGVNISPVFPEDIKNYLIDIDGTICDDIPNEEEERMSSAKVYPDAREILNKWYDAGHIITFFTSRLERHRQVTEKWLDDNGFKYHGLLMNKPRGGNYHWIDNHLVKATRYEGKFTELVEKKVKIKVFQS; encoded by the coding sequence ATGTTAATGAATGCAAGTTATGATGGTGTGAATATAAGTCCAGTGTTCCCAGAAGATATTAAAAACTATCTGATAGATATAGACGGAACCATATGTGATGATATCCCAAATGAAGAAGAAGAGAGGATGTCTAGTGCTAAAGTATATCCAGATGCTAGAGAAATCTTGAACAAATGGTACGATGCAGGACATATCATAACTTTTTTTACTTCTAGGTTAGAAAGACACAGACAAGTCACGGAGAAGTGGTTAGATGATAATGGATTCAAATATCATGGCCTGCTGATGAACAAGCCTAGAGGCGGTAATTATCATTGGATAGATAATCACTTGGTCAAGGCCACTCGTTATGAGGGAAAATTCACCGAACTAGTAGAGAAAAAAGTAAAAATAAAAGTATTTCAAAGTTAG
- the rnpA gene encoding ribonuclease P protein component, with product MRGKTFGFSKSERLKNKNDIKEIFINRKALFTYPIKMFYVKNDRLDDRVNKLMFSVPKKNIRKAVDRNQIKRLLRESYRLNKVNIQNLEFNYFIMFLYLSDKPSDFKEINEVVKKLLDNFSRKLKA from the coding sequence ATGCGAGGGAAAACATTTGGATTCTCTAAATCAGAAAGACTGAAAAACAAGAATGATATAAAAGAGATATTCATCAACAGAAAAGCTCTATTTACGTATCCCATAAAGATGTTCTATGTCAAGAATGATCGGCTTGATGATAGAGTCAATAAGTTGATGTTTTCTGTTCCCAAGAAAAATATTAGAAAAGCCGTAGATAGAAACCAAATAAAAAGATTATTAAGAGAGTCTTATAGGTTGAATAAGGTGAATATTCAAAATTTAGAATTCAATTATTTCATAATGTTTTTATATCTAAGTGATAAGCCTTCAGATTTTAAAGAAATAAATGAAGTTGTTAAAAAATTATTAGATAATTTTAGCCGCAAATTAAAAGCCTAG
- a CDS encoding branched-chain amino acid aminotransferase, translating to MKIEKCLKSRLSQTNVEDSLFGSVFTDHMYMCDFIDGKWTHGKIEPFKNIELSPASHVFHYAQAVFEGMKAYKNDKGKVFLFRPYENYNRINISAERLMMPAFPKEEFHQALVNLLWLDKDWIPTSLGGSLYIRPFMISTEKIIAARPSNSYRFMIICSPVKKYYSNPLKVQIAEKYSRAANGGVGYAKAAGNYAASFYPVNQAAKQGCDQIIWTDDSTHENIEEAGTMNLFFRINDKLITPPSSDRILDGITRKSLIDLAKHKGIDVEVRILTVTELINAFKENTLIEAFGSGTAATVSRISVISHRGVEYKLPEIKDSDSYAEILKKELLSIQNGEGEDIFNWVTQVTEPELS from the coding sequence ATGAAAATAGAAAAGTGTTTAAAATCTAGATTATCTCAAACAAATGTTGAAGACAGTTTGTTTGGGAGTGTTTTTACAGATCACATGTACATGTGTGATTTTATAGATGGTAAATGGACACATGGCAAAATAGAACCTTTTAAAAATATAGAGTTATCTCCAGCATCTCATGTGTTTCATTATGCTCAGGCAGTGTTTGAGGGTATGAAAGCTTATAAAAACGATAAGGGCAAAGTATTTCTTTTTAGACCGTATGAAAATTACAATAGAATAAATATCTCTGCAGAGCGTCTAATGATGCCAGCATTTCCAAAAGAGGAGTTTCACCAAGCGCTAGTCAACTTATTGTGGTTAGATAAGGATTGGATTCCCACTAGTTTAGGAGGCTCTTTATACATCAGGCCTTTTATGATTTCTACTGAGAAAATAATAGCTGCTCGTCCGTCTAATTCATATAGGTTTATGATTATATGTTCTCCTGTTAAAAAGTATTATTCCAATCCACTAAAGGTTCAGATAGCTGAGAAATACAGTAGGGCTGCAAATGGAGGTGTGGGATATGCTAAAGCGGCAGGAAATTATGCAGCATCTTTTTATCCTGTAAATCAAGCTGCTAAACAAGGATGTGATCAAATTATTTGGACTGATGATTCTACACATGAGAATATAGAAGAAGCTGGAACTATGAATTTATTTTTTAGAATAAATGATAAGTTGATAACGCCTCCTAGCAGTGATAGAATATTAGATGGAATCACTAGAAAAAGCTTAATAGATTTAGCTAAACATAAAGGTATAGATGTAGAGGTAAGGATATTGACAGTCACAGAGTTGATAAATGCCTTTAAAGAAAATACTCTTATAGAGGCTTTTGGATCTGGAACAGCAGCTACTGTTAGTAGAATATCTGTGATATCTCATAGAGGTGTAGAGTATAAATTGCCTGAGATCAAGGATAGCGATAGCTATGCAGAGATCCTTAAAAAGGAACTTCTAAGTATCCAAAATGGGGAGGGCGAAGACATTTTCAATTGGGTAACCCAAGTAACAGAACCTGAATTATCCTAA
- a CDS encoding CDP-alcohol phosphatidyltransferase family protein: protein MKSKKLINIPNILSLGNLFCGCIAIVYVINGNFIHSITFVCIGLIFDFLDGFAARILSVQGELGKQLDSLADVVTFGVAPGIHMIKLIEWSTLNNVDKTISEIITSDFELGYLPLCGLLIPLFSALRLAKFNIDERQTTNFIGLPTPACTVLIISMPVILIYEPDSVLCNIILNQYFLLTLIVFISYLMISEIRFFSLKIEKRGLKNNANKIRLLFLLVSIILFLAVHVVSIPLTMTLYIGTSILLQILDVDI, encoded by the coding sequence ATGAAAAGTAAAAAGTTAATTAACATCCCTAATATTCTTTCCCTGGGAAATTTATTTTGTGGCTGCATTGCTATTGTATACGTGATAAATGGCAATTTTATACATTCCATAACTTTTGTATGTATAGGATTAATATTTGATTTCTTAGATGGATTTGCAGCTAGAATTTTGTCAGTTCAAGGGGAATTAGGAAAACAACTCGACTCACTGGCCGATGTAGTTACTTTCGGCGTAGCCCCTGGAATTCATATGATCAAATTAATAGAATGGAGCACTCTAAATAATGTCGATAAGACAATTTCCGAAATAATAACTTCAGATTTTGAACTAGGCTATTTACCACTGTGCGGATTATTAATACCCTTATTCTCAGCCCTTCGCTTAGCGAAGTTCAATATAGATGAAAGACAGACTACAAACTTTATCGGTCTACCAACTCCTGCCTGCACCGTATTGATCATTTCAATGCCCGTCATACTGATATATGAACCCGACAGCGTTTTATGCAATATAATTCTGAATCAATATTTTCTGTTGACACTTATAGTATTTATATCTTATCTGATGATATCAGAGATTAGATTTTTCAGCTTAAAAATTGAAAAAAGAGGCTTAAAAAACAACGCTAACAAAATCCGCCTGTTATTCTTATTGGTTAGTATAATTCTATTTCTTGCAGTACATGTTGTATCTATACCCTTAACAATGACCCTTTACATAGGAACTTCCATCCTATTGCAAATTTTAGACGTAGATATATAA
- a CDS encoding DUF983 domain-containing protein — MYDNCPSCNLKYLIEVGFYWGAMYVSYAISVAISIFLFLLNIMFINISITNYLKLNFAALLLLSPIIFRISRAIWIAIFVKYNPCDNEK, encoded by the coding sequence ATGTACGATAATTGTCCTTCTTGTAATTTAAAATACCTAATAGAGGTGGGTTTTTATTGGGGAGCCATGTATGTGAGCTACGCCATCTCTGTAGCTATAAGCATATTTTTATTTTTACTAAATATTATGTTCATAAACATATCTATCACTAATTACCTAAAGTTAAACTTTGCAGCACTATTATTGCTGTCACCAATTATATTTAGAATCTCCAGAGCTATATGGATAGCTATCTTCGTAAAGTATAACCCATGTGATAATGAAAAGTAA
- a CDS encoding dihydrofolate reductase, which yields MALTIIAAVSKNNVIGNDNHLIWHLPEDLKRFKKLTMGNSVIMGRKTFDSLNNTPLKGRRNIVVTRNVSLEKHSDCDIVHSLQEAIELVKDEETTFILGGGEIYRQALPMCKKIELTRVDENFQGDVFFPELSPEEWKEIKREDHRADKENKYPYSFITLIRK from the coding sequence ATGGCACTTACGATAATAGCGGCTGTCTCAAAAAATAACGTCATAGGCAACGACAATCACTTAATATGGCATCTGCCTGAAGATTTAAAACGCTTTAAAAAACTAACCATGGGCAATTCGGTTATAATGGGCAGAAAGACATTTGATTCTCTAAATAACACCCCCTTGAAAGGAAGAAGAAATATAGTCGTAACTAGAAACGTCTCATTAGAAAAACATTCTGATTGTGATATAGTACATTCTCTACAAGAGGCTATAGAATTAGTTAAAGATGAAGAGACTACTTTCATTTTAGGAGGAGGAGAAATATACAGACAAGCATTACCAATGTGTAAAAAGATAGAATTGACCAGAGTTGATGAAAATTTTCAAGGCGATGTGTTCTTTCCAGAATTATCTCCAGAAGAATGGAAGGAAATAAAAAGAGAAGACCACAGGGCAGATAAAGAAAATAAATACCCATATAGTTTTATAACTCTCATTAGAAAATGA
- the nusA gene encoding transcription termination factor NusA produces MNSIALIESFAEFKDIKSINRESLMSILEEVFRGVLSKKYGSDENFDIIVNPDKGDLEIWRNRVVVADEDLECSNKEISLSDAKEIESDFEIGESVVEPVYLKDLGRRGILYLRQGLSNKIQEYDSVIAYNKFIELKGEIITGEVHFVNRRNRTVIVIDDAQNEMILGYNDQIPSDSFRKGDTVRAIIKDVVLKNGKPFIFISRSSEGFLSKLFELEIPEILDGLIVVKGVARIPGERAKIAVESYDDRIDPVGACVGIRGNRIHGIVRELNNENIDVVNYTTNTQLYISRALSTAKPTSIIIDEEKKQAVVNLKPEDISKAIGKKGFNIRLASKLTGYEVEIYREALEGEEEDVELTEFCDEIDEWVINTFKGIGCDTAKSVLDLSIPELIKRTDLEEDTVAEVYKILQKEFE; encoded by the coding sequence ATGAATAGTATTGCATTGATAGAATCATTTGCAGAATTTAAGGATATTAAGAGTATAAATAGGGAGAGTCTAATGTCCATATTGGAGGAAGTATTCAGAGGGGTGTTGAGTAAAAAATACGGATCGGATGAAAATTTTGATATCATAGTAAATCCCGATAAGGGTGATTTGGAGATATGGAGAAATAGGGTCGTAGTGGCAGATGAAGACTTAGAGTGTTCTAATAAGGAGATTTCTCTATCTGACGCTAAGGAGATAGAATCTGATTTTGAGATAGGAGAGAGTGTAGTCGAACCAGTTTATTTGAAAGACTTAGGTAGGAGGGGTATATTGTATTTACGTCAAGGTTTGTCAAATAAGATACAGGAGTATGACAGTGTTATAGCTTACAATAAGTTTATAGAGTTAAAAGGAGAGATAATTACAGGTGAGGTTCATTTTGTCAATAGAAGGAACAGGACTGTGATAGTCATAGACGATGCCCAAAACGAAATGATACTGGGTTATAACGATCAAATTCCTTCGGATTCATTTAGAAAAGGAGATACTGTAAGGGCTATAATCAAAGATGTTGTCCTAAAAAATGGAAAACCTTTTATTTTTATTTCTAGATCTAGTGAAGGGTTTTTAAGTAAGTTATTCGAATTAGAAATTCCTGAAATTTTAGATGGTTTGATCGTTGTAAAAGGAGTGGCTCGTATCCCTGGGGAAAGAGCTAAGATAGCTGTAGAGTCTTACGATGATAGAATAGATCCTGTAGGTGCTTGTGTAGGTATAAGAGGCAATAGGATTCACGGCATAGTGAGGGAATTAAACAATGAAAATATAGATGTGGTAAATTATACCACAAATACTCAGTTGTATATATCTAGGGCTTTGAGTACAGCAAAGCCTACTTCCATAATTATAGATGAAGAGAAAAAACAAGCAGTTGTGAATTTAAAACCAGAGGATATTTCAAAAGCTATAGGAAAAAAAGGTTTTAATATTAGGTTGGCGAGTAAACTGACTGGTTATGAAGTAGAGATATATAGAGAGGCTTTAGAAGGTGAAGAGGAAGATGTAGAGTTGACAGAGTTTTGTGATGAGATAGACGAATGGGTTATTAATACTTTCAAAGGTATAGGTTGTGATACAGCCAAAAGTGTTTTGGATTTAAGTATTCCAGAGTTAATAAAAAGGACAGACTTAGAGGAAGATACAGTAGCCGAGGTATATAAAATACTTCAGAAAGAGTTCGAATAA
- the infB gene encoding translation initiation factor IF-2: MSKNKIRVSKITKELNISLHRLVEFLRSKGIEVEKSPNTRIDESAYGILLKEFREDRDKKIISEEIGEESRREKQALKEEEIAIIEAKKEERESKVITTQRHILKAPKVLKTLSEDKLYNKKPISTKISEDTPLKQEQEVEGVIDTIENDKETNVIQIEQADKKEELKNNGGVEKLGTKYQKLTGPVITGQKIDLTSIEEGENRKKKEKEKRAEDNKKRKRIVKKPSLDSYKKDFSKEKKSKVDKGVSAKNLKLEEENTKKKIRETLDKLTSKRTSKFKGVKYRKEKRELRKEIEIANLEKEERDKTILKLTEYVTVSELAGMMNIPVNNVISTCMMLGIMVTVNQRLDEETLTIVAEEFNYTVEFITGDIQEVVEQQEDDEKDLIPRSPIVTVMGHVDHGKTSLLDYIRKDNVTSGEAGGITQHIGAYSVKLRDEKSITFLDTPGHEAFTAMRAHGTQLTDIVIIVIAADDSIMPQTKESISHAKVAGVPIIFAINKVDKENSNPDKIKEQLASMDLLVEDWGGKIQSQNISAKVGTGVKDLLEKVLLEAEMLELRANPNRDAYGTVIESSLDKGKGYVTNVLVQNGTLKVGDYILAGKYSGKVKSLQNERGSMLKQAVPSTPVSILGLDGAPQSGDKFSVFKDEREAKQIAMKRMQLQREQLVRTNKRITLDEIGRRIAVGDFKELNVILKSDVVGSAEALSDSIQKLSTTEIHVNIIHKGVGHITESDVLLASASDAVIIGFQVRPSAKSRQLADREKIEIRTYSIIYDAIDDIRSAMEGMLSPVTEEEIVCNVEIRELFKVSKIGTVAGCMVLDGKISIDANVRIIRDNVVVHTGKLGALKRFKDDVKEVAKGYECGLNILNYNDIRVGDIIEGYKEVEVQKKL; encoded by the coding sequence ATGAGTAAAAATAAGATTAGAGTAAGTAAAATAACTAAGGAGTTAAATATATCCTTACACAGGCTTGTAGAATTCTTAAGGTCTAAAGGTATTGAAGTTGAGAAGTCGCCTAATACTAGGATAGATGAATCCGCGTATGGTATTTTGCTAAAAGAATTTCGGGAAGATAGGGATAAAAAGATTATTTCTGAGGAGATAGGAGAGGAAAGCAGAAGGGAAAAACAAGCTCTAAAAGAGGAGGAGATAGCTATTATAGAGGCTAAAAAAGAGGAGAGGGAGTCAAAAGTTATTACAACACAGAGACATATTTTAAAAGCTCCCAAGGTATTAAAAACTCTATCTGAAGACAAACTATACAATAAGAAGCCTATTTCTACTAAGATTTCTGAAGATACGCCTCTAAAGCAAGAGCAAGAGGTAGAAGGAGTTATTGATACAATTGAAAACGACAAAGAGACTAATGTCATTCAAATAGAACAAGCTGATAAGAAAGAAGAGTTAAAAAATAATGGAGGTGTAGAAAAACTAGGTACAAAGTATCAAAAACTTACAGGTCCTGTTATAACAGGACAGAAGATAGATTTAACTAGTATAGAGGAGGGAGAAAACAGAAAAAAGAAAGAAAAAGAAAAAAGGGCTGAGGATAATAAAAAACGAAAGAGAATTGTAAAGAAACCTTCTTTAGATAGTTATAAGAAAGATTTTTCTAAGGAAAAGAAAAGTAAGGTTGATAAAGGTGTATCTGCTAAAAATTTAAAGTTAGAAGAAGAGAATACAAAGAAAAAGATAAGGGAAACTCTAGATAAATTGACTTCCAAGCGAACTTCTAAGTTTAAAGGTGTTAAGTATAGGAAGGAGAAGAGGGAGCTAAGAAAAGAGATAGAGATTGCTAATTTAGAAAAAGAGGAAAGGGATAAAACTATTTTAAAGTTAACTGAGTACGTTACAGTAAGTGAGTTAGCGGGCATGATGAATATACCTGTTAATAATGTTATATCTACTTGTATGATGTTAGGTATAATGGTTACTGTGAATCAAAGATTAGATGAAGAGACTCTAACTATAGTTGCAGAAGAATTCAATTATACAGTAGAATTCATCACGGGCGATATACAAGAAGTAGTAGAACAGCAAGAAGATGATGAAAAAGATTTAATACCTAGATCTCCTATAGTCACAGTTATGGGACATGTAGATCACGGAAAGACATCACTATTAGATTATATAAGAAAAGATAATGTCACCTCTGGAGAAGCTGGTGGAATAACACAGCACATAGGTGCTTATAGTGTGAAGTTAAGGGATGAAAAGAGCATTACTTTTTTAGATACTCCCGGTCATGAGGCTTTTACTGCTATGCGTGCTCATGGTACTCAGTTGACCGATATTGTCATTATAGTTATAGCTGCAGATGATAGTATCATGCCTCAGACAAAGGAATCTATAAGCCATGCTAAAGTGGCTGGAGTTCCTATTATTTTTGCTATAAATAAAGTAGATAAAGAGAATTCTAACCCAGATAAGATAAAAGAGCAGTTAGCTTCTATGGATTTGTTAGTAGAAGATTGGGGTGGAAAAATACAATCTCAAAATATATCTGCAAAGGTAGGTACAGGGGTAAAAGACCTTTTGGAGAAGGTGCTTTTAGAGGCAGAAATGCTAGAGCTTAGGGCTAACCCTAATAGAGATGCTTATGGAACTGTTATAGAATCTAGTTTAGATAAGGGCAAGGGTTATGTCACTAATGTTTTAGTTCAAAATGGAACTCTTAAAGTGGGTGATTATATATTAGCTGGAAAGTACAGTGGTAAGGTAAAGTCACTTCAAAATGAGAGAGGAAGTATGTTAAAACAAGCGGTTCCGTCTACTCCTGTCAGTATATTAGGTTTAGATGGTGCTCCTCAATCTGGAGATAAGTTCAGCGTATTTAAAGATGAAAGGGAGGCTAAGCAAATAGCTATGAAGAGAATGCAGTTACAGAGAGAACAATTAGTCAGAACAAACAAACGTATTACTCTAGATGAGATAGGTAGGAGAATAGCTGTAGGAGATTTTAAGGAATTAAATGTCATATTAAAAAGTGATGTAGTAGGTTCTGCAGAGGCTCTTTCAGATTCTATTCAAAAGTTATCTACAACCGAAATACATGTTAATATAATACACAAAGGAGTGGGTCATATAACCGAATCTGATGTATTGTTGGCCTCTGCTTCTGATGCGGTTATTATAGGTTTTCAAGTTAGGCCTTCTGCTAAATCTCGTCAGTTGGCAGATAGAGAAAAAATAGAGATTAGAACTTATTCTATAATATACGATGCCATAGATGATATAAGGTCTGCTATGGAAGGTATGTTGTCTCCTGTCACTGAGGAGGAGATCGTATGTAATGTGGAGATAAGAGAGTTGTTTAAAGTTTCTAAAATAGGAACTGTTGCTGGCTGTATGGTATTAGATGGGAAGATATCTATCGATGCCAATGTTAGAATTATTAGGGATAATGTTGTGGTTCACACTGGGAAATTAGGAGCTCTAAAGAGGTTTAAAGATGATGTTAAAGAAGTAGCAAAGGGATACGAGTGTGGTCTGAACATACTGAATTACAACGATATACGCGTTGGAGATATCATAGAGGGATATAAAGAGGTAGAAGTTCAAAAAAAATTATAG